A region of Candidatus Neomarinimicrobiota bacterium DNA encodes the following proteins:
- a CDS encoding T9SS type A sorting domain-containing protein: MRKWKFPDPDVGILASEELPGGFSLEANYPNPFNPSTTITWNLPEQSNVRLRIFNVRGQPVLEKHFGLMDAGRHKWTWSVAKEQLPSGIYWLELSALNEQRTRKMTSLK, translated from the coding sequence ATTAGAAAGTGGAAATTCCCTGATCCCGATGTTGGGATACTTGCCTCAGAAGAACTCCCCGGCGGATTTTCGCTGGAGGCAAACTATCCGAACCCGTTTAATCCCAGTACGACAATCACCTGGAACCTTCCGGAGCAATCAAATGTCAGGCTCCGGATATTCAACGTCAGAGGGCAGCCCGTGCTGGAAAAGCATTTTGGATTAATGGATGCCGGGCGGCACAAATGGACATGGAGCGTAGCAAAGGAGCAGCTCCCCAGCGGGATCTACTGGCTCGAACTGTCTGCATTGAACGAGCAGCGCACCCGGAAGATGACGTCTCTGAAATAA
- a CDS encoding metallophosphoesterase codes for MKPTRRSIVFAALSLLLFSYAAFAEQPVAQEMAEDLKSDDWAFVSFPDFFNFDVPNPWPRWDPAVDWFLNQVELEEPEFVLVAGDMVNGHRWDGRTTIEQMSSLYYEGWKRRLAKHGLKYYVAIGDHELGDDPWPKEKFQLVPYFEQAFADHFDMPQNGPFAKKGLAYYVKHKGALFITLETFESKGDSLHATVTGEQLNWLIDVLAKYSEVKYTIVQGHVPIFGDIKSRSSSRIMLEDGKESALWQALVEGGVDLYLCGEFHDVTVLESEGIWQIVHGSSWGREVVDTQNYLVGRMESGTLSLEMKQFPMRVGGDHMWNLHKQRGPREIVTIPESAKRIGPQTIGTLTIEKNGGKKRYTNRTGIFE; via the coding sequence ATGAAACCGACGAGACGAAGTATTGTGTTTGCGGCATTGAGTCTCCTGCTTTTCTCCTATGCTGCGTTCGCGGAACAGCCTGTTGCACAGGAGATGGCAGAAGACCTGAAGTCGGATGACTGGGCTTTCGTCAGTTTCCCGGATTTTTTCAATTTTGATGTCCCGAACCCGTGGCCACGCTGGGACCCGGCCGTGGATTGGTTTTTAAATCAGGTGGAACTGGAGGAGCCGGAGTTCGTGCTGGTCGCAGGCGACATGGTGAATGGACACAGGTGGGATGGAAGAACGACAATCGAACAGATGAGCTCGCTCTATTATGAGGGCTGGAAACGGCGGCTGGCAAAGCACGGCCTGAAATACTATGTAGCCATTGGCGACCATGAGCTCGGCGATGATCCGTGGCCGAAGGAAAAGTTTCAACTGGTTCCGTACTTTGAGCAGGCGTTCGCAGATCACTTCGATATGCCACAGAACGGACCTTTCGCCAAAAAAGGGTTAGCGTATTATGTTAAACACAAAGGGGCACTCTTCATCACTCTTGAGACCTTTGAGTCAAAGGGGGATTCGCTCCACGCAACAGTAACCGGGGAACAGTTAAATTGGCTCATAGATGTTCTCGCGAAATACAGTGAGGTGAAGTACACGATCGTCCAGGGCCATGTTCCCATTTTTGGCGACATTAAAAGCCGGTCTTCCAGTCGTATCATGTTGGAGGACGGTAAAGAGAGTGCCTTGTGGCAGGCGTTGGTGGAAGGTGGTGTTGATCTCTATCTGTGCGGAGAGTTTCATGATGTCACCGTATTGGAATCGGAGGGTATCTGGCAAATAGTGCATGGCTCGTCCTGGGGACGGGAGGTGGTCGATACCCAGAATTATCTCGTGGGACGGATGGAGTCCGGTACGCTCTCACTTGAAATGAAGCAGTTCCCAATGCGGGTTGGTGGCGATCATATGTGGAATTTGCACAAGCAGCGAGGCCCCAGGGAAATTGTCACGATCCCTGAGAGCGCTAAACGTATCGGCCCACAGACAATCGGGACGTTGACCATAGAGAAAAACGGTGGAAAGAAACGGTATACGAATCGAACAGGAATCTTTGAATAA